In the genome of Crassostrea angulata isolate pt1a10 chromosome 6, ASM2561291v2, whole genome shotgun sequence, the window tgaatttctGCATGCCATTTTGTAAATTCATTGACAAACTGATCCTGGTACAACACCAaaaatgtagtacatgtataataaaacaaaacagaaacatCTTTTAACATGAACCCAGGTTCATTCTATTTAGTTTGcctctgaattaaaaaataacaagataaCGAAGATTTACAAATTCATAaagcaaaatcaaatattgaaaataaataacattgttTAATTCTGcttataacttaaaaaggagaaatgaAAATATACCTTAATGAATGCCGAAAAGTGGGGAGAGCTTGGTCCGTAGACCAACAAGAAAGTCTCCCAAATGCCCGATGACAGTCTTATTTATACACTTACAgataatagaattaatatagTAATAGAAAGGGCATCAATAGTCTTGAAGTATAAACGGAGTATAAATTTCCAGAATCagatgtgtacatgtatacaaatacatatagATATAGCATACTGTCTATTGCAGGACATTCATGTCTGTTATAACAAGGCTGTTAAACACAAGAGAAGATCCACTGTCAAGTCTGCCAAATCAGGTTAGCAAATGACaacaagaaattatttttaggCTAACTATGAATCAAGACAAGATAATACATGTTCTATTTTAGTCAACAAGGATATTCCATAGTTCCTTCATACACAAATATATCAAACagagaaagaaaaattaaaatctctcTTGATGTTTCAGAGCCAGAATGGATAGAGGTAGTGACGGAGCTTCTGCTGAGTATGATGTCCCAGGGCTCCAACTTTGCCCGTCTTGCTGCCAAGACGACCTTCAGCTGTCTGACGGACCATGTCACACCCGATTCATTGGGGCTGATCACTGATGTAAGGGCAaacaatcttttgattttataaCAGCGATAGGACTACAAATGATAGAGTACTTCTagaatttcaagtctttatttGTTATTGTCAGGTGCTCAAGTTGGAGAAAGGAGATGAGAATGAACTAATCAGCTTTGAGGATGAGGATGAGAGTAGGTGGAGatgaatgatgatttttttcttgtgaTGAAATACAGAGCGATCTATTCTTTTgagaaaataattgtttttgccATATtgcatactgtaaattccttatattacgcgagtacttaattccgcgatcccgctggttTGTATCTGAACTTTTCCCCTTATTTCTTTaagttttcaactctcagaaaataatggcgagattttaaaattcgcgaaagatgcttctcgcgattttacgtggatattaattcctcgcgtttaattaggtaTTTACAGTATCTAATCATTAATCAGAAAAGTCCTGAAAGGTGAAAagatttaagaataatttttggGCACTTTTTTTGGACAAGATATGATGGAAAATGCCTCAGATATGGAAGTTGGAGATGAAGAAAATGGGCTTTCAGAAGAAGAGAAGGATATTGAAGAAGAGAAAAGTGAAGAAGATTCTGGGGATGAGGATGAGTCTGAGGAagaggaagaagaagaagaggagGAAGGAGAGGTGGATGAGGAATTCAGGAATGCTGTCAAGTCTGCTCTGGGAGATGCAGTGGATAAATCAGATAGTGAGGAGGAGGTGAGTTGATATGTTCTGGAGGATCCACTACTGTAGATAATATAGGTGTAGGGTGGATTATATCAAAGAGGCAATCATCAAACTTTGATCTTTTATCCTCTACGATATATTTGCAAATGTTAGAAATTTCATGAAATGGAATATGAATGATAAGAGTTCTGTGGAACTTTTTTCTATTTGTAGTCTGAGCCTGACTTAGATGATGATgatatgtttaaatttgatgaaGCCTTGGCACAAGTATTCAAGAACATGAGAAAAACAAAGGAGGCTGAGGCCAAAGAAAACAAGAAGCAGCTTCTGGCCTTCAAATCCAGGTAAGAATGgggcaaatacatgtatctgcagcATTAACTTTTCTCTGTCAAATCTGTACAGTAAACAAGTACATGGACATCTGTATGTAATTGCAATGCACTaatagaataaaaatttctttcagAGTACTGGATTTAGTTGAAATCTTGGTTAAAAGTCAACCTCCTGCAGATCTGACACTGGTATGTATATCACTGTGTTTAAAAAGCATTCATGGCATTACAAATGTACTATGATTGAATTTATACTACTGTTGCTGTGTGTATACATTACAGGATCTGATATTTCCTCTACTGGAGCTGGTGGCCAGTACAGAGAAGCACAAAGAGGGCCCTGAACTGGACCTGGGAAAGAGGGCAGGCAACATGTTCCGAATGCTATACAAGAAAGCAAAGGTGTGTACAAGCCCTAGAACTCTACATAAAGGAAGAGTGCTGAGGGAATTTACGTTCAAGAAAGTTAACAATAAATACTGTACATATTTTAGTTTGTTCCCTTTGTATACACACTTAGAATTAAACTGTAGAGAAAGTTTGAACAAAGCAAtgtatttgttgttttaaaatacatgtagattcatTGGCTATTGTTGTATCAACAAAGTCAATTTACAAAGATATAACAAATATTGCAATGTGTATCTTTGCATGTACAGCTGTATCTATACTCATGCGTTGTGTTTGTAGATACATGGCAATGTGGCTGTATCTAGAGATCGCTACCTGCAGGCCCTAAACAACGCTATACAGTTTTCAACAAAAGGTAAACACCATGTCTCTGAAATTATCATTGTAAAATTCCTCCATGTTACAAATCTGCTTGAACtaataaatgtgaaattatTGATTTGAGGTATTAAAGATGGGATGTGATTGAagatttgtgttttaaaaactacacgtattattattttgttttcagtaACAACCAAACAAATTGTAAATGATGTCTCTGATGCCTGTCTACTTGTGGTAAGATCATTTATTTACCATAgtttaaaatgttgataatatTTATGATGGTTCATGCTTCAGGTTAAACTAGAAGTACAGGTGTATGCACTTTTTGAACATCAAACCATGAAACATTGGCTTTATGTAACATAGATAcaagtattttattttcttctttagaTAAGGTTGTTAATGAACTTAGATCTAGGAAGTCTTGGACCATCTCCAATGAAAACCAGATCAGGAAAGGCTCAGAAAGAGAAGAAGGTTGAGATGGAAAGGGTAAGTATCATGGGCAACAAAATGTGcagatattataattataaattaattgttgtattGCATTTAAACTTTTGTTACTGCAAAAAAACTTtgtgcaaataaacacaaaatccaaaaaaaacccGACTTCATTTTTGCAGCATACAAAAACCCTGAATATACAATATGATGTATtgatttttgtctttttgtcAGGACCAGGATTCAGTTCATCAGTTGGTCATTGATTCAGTTCAGTCAAATGTGAAGGATTTTCTACAGAAAAAGTAAGCATTTTATTCTCAAtcttacagtacatgtacctgtaaaaTGTAAGAAGTAGCAACTTAGCTCTTTTCTAATCAAATGATAAGGGATTAACCGTACAATGTATAAATGggtattcattttttgtttgtttttttttttttttgtagaaaacaGAAACTTCACACAGAATTCTTCTACAACATGTTTAGCAAGTTTCCTGTAAGTTTCAAAATTCAACTTCTTATCACTtaatatacagatatatatttttttgactGAGTCTGTTTTCTATCAAGTTTGTAATGTATTGTTTGCACTTTTctcattaatttaaaataccTCTTAAAATGAAGACTTCATTCTCATTCCTCCCTATAATTTTTCCTTTCCATAGCATTCCACTAATTAAGATATCAATATTTATGAGAAGAATGAACAGTTTCATCATTTTACCTTTACATAATCTGAGATAGATAACTTGATGTAGAGCCATTGTTATCTCTGAGATCTTTACAGGTCTTGTTTTGGCCAATCACAGAAACCCTACTGACCACAATGCAGGATGATCAAGCCAAGGTCTTCATGAAGGTCAGCTCTTGGTTTATACATTATTTATGATGTTGATGTATTGGAATTAACCTGGAGTAAGGTTCTAGATCTGACAGATAAGATTAGATCAGTTGTGGATGTTAGCTAACCAAATAAGTGATTTGTTTGATTGAGAACCAAAATCTTTTGTATTGCCTCAAACTAGAATAATGCTCTGTCGTAGGATGAAACCCATCTTCATTGcatttcttatctatttacaaaTAGTTCTGTTCCTCAACAAAACAAATCACATATTAGATTTCCTTTGCCTTCTACCGACTTGATCAACCAATCAACACAAGCGTTTGTAAAAAAATTTGTCCGTCATGTTACTGTCTATATTTTGGTACCGGCAATCTACAGAAATATAGATACAATCATGAGACACAATTTGTTTACTACAATATTGTTGTACATTCCTTTGAGATATATAGGCCCTGATGTTAACCTGTCTTTTGTTATTTCAGACTCAAGCTTGCTACCTGTTGTCGGGGATGCTGAACAAGGATGTTGTATGTATCCATTGATGAGTTGTGTTAAAGTTGTCATCTCTGTAATGTTTCTCAAACTATCACTTCATCAGCAGAGTCTCAAAACATGCATGTTATTTGCcatcattttgttttgtagGAAAAGAATATAGGGGAGGAAGCATGGAATGAATTTTCCCTTTCTCTGATAGCTGGCATTTCAAGGGTATGAAATTTAGATGAAGTTTTCAGTTGAATATGCTTGTTAATTGGGTATGTTGCATTTATGCTACAGATAATAGTACAGTATACATTATTCATTTCAGATAATGCGAGGTATTACCAAGGAAGCTTTTCCCACCAAACTGATACACGATGTTTGTGTCACCATGAGGAAGTACCTGTTCAGCTCCCAGAAACCTCTGGTTCGTAAAAGCCCTTGATCCAATTGTATGGACAGTTAATTGTTTAAGCCCAAGAATTGCTGTTGTTTTCTCTTCAATGAAATTCTAATTTCATTTCagtaaaaaatgaacaactgaaaatttatttattttcaatttgacatgaAGGAAACTAGCTTTGTTATTGAGATCATACATAATTATTGCTACATACCGATGCTCAAATAAGTCTGACTGAAACtcattttatacattgtatactCCTGACTTTGCAGGAAATATCGTCGGAGATCACTGAAAAGTTGGAGAGTCTGCGAGGTTCCTTCAACACCGACATCCGCAAAGAGTACAACATGATGATGGGGAAACTTGGGAAGACGGCTAAtgtgtaagtgacttaaaaattTCTCCCTTGTTGTTGAGTAGTTTTTATGTTCAGTTGGCATTGGTTTCACATGCATCCCAAAAAGCAGGGTTTAATTTAAGTACATTTATCATTAATTGAATTTCAAACTATGTTCAATTTTAattgaatgttatttttaaactatcTCACAGTTACATATTCGTTCCTACAGGAATCAGAATAAACAGgccaaaaaaaggaaaaacaaagaaaaggtaGCCTTGAGTGCTCAGACACCTGAAAGCAAGAAAGCCAAGCAGAGTCAAATAGAAGACATTGCGAGTcctgttgttaaaaaaaagactaACAAGGGAAAGCAGACTGTGCATGGAACAGTGAAGCAGGGGTCCCAAACAGGGAACTCCAGCTTTGAGCCAGACCCGAAAGCcagcttaaaaaagaaaaactcgGAATTAGATACCCCAGGGGGTAGTGGCAAGTctaagaaaaagaaattcaacAAGAAAAATGACTCCATTACTGAATAAAGCTGTTAATTTTGAAATCTATGGAAAGttttacttctttttaaaaaatgtacacacGTATAGATTAATCATGAAAATTTGGCAAGGTGCCAAgttaaattaatgttaattgatattgacattttattgcatatttataaatatggaTTTGATTCTTCTATGTGAAAGCGAATTTGATAGGAAGGAATTGTGAAGTGTCCGGGTATATCCAAACGACCAAAACCATCACAGTTCAAGTTTCCTGGTGTGTATACTGGAACAGACCACATTCTTCTACTTGGCACAAGTCGAAGGTTTTTTATATTGGACTGATACCCAAGTATTAAACTGATTTTCTGTGATTTTCGTAACTGGGTTAGTGTCTGTTTTTCCCGAATTGTATTTTCTAAACGTTCACCAATATTTCGTATTTCTTTGTTAAGGATCTCCTTATGTTCAGCTTCCTTATTTTTTACCTTTGTCAACAAAGTTTGTGCACAGTCCCTAATTTTCTGGATCCATTTTTCCTCTTGGTCTCGAATCACATCACTAATCTTCTTGTATGTACTCGGTATTGTTTTAGACATATTGTCAAGTTGCGTCTTAACGCTATTAAATTCAAACAGTATGTATTTTTCAATGTTCTCGAAATCGTTATCAATCTCTTTGATTTTTGTTTGGAAGACGCCGGACAATTCCGCCATCGCATGTTTCTGAtgatattttgaagaaatacaTTTGCTACAAACCGCTGTTTTACATTGCTTGCAAAATAGTTCGCAAGTAAACAACTGATGCCGCGCACAATTAATGACACTCGGCATTTGGTTTCTATACTCAAATCTCACAATATCATGTTTTGTCACTGTTTCTGAAGATGCATGCTCACCCGTGCATGATTTGCACAGGCTCTTCGTACACGTGTTGCAGTACAATTCTGGATCTGTGAAATCGCAGATGTCACATCTTATCACGTCTTGGGCTCTGTCAGGTTCGTCACTATCGTCCCAAGTATCCGCGCCCCAAGAAGCCATTAGCAGACAGTGGAGCAAGTGGTAGCTACCGAGTTCGGGACACTTAGCTTGATCCAATTAATGTGAACTTGGAGACTTCAGTTCTGATCCTTTCACACTGAGGCCCAGAGCGCTACGAGTTACTAAACCAACTACCtagtaaaataatgataaaacgaAATGCTGTGTTTAGTAGTCCTTCAGCGTATTTATCGATGTGCATCGATTGGCGTCAAACGAGTAGAGCTTGTTATTTAAAATCGAATGCATGTTAGGTTATGGAGCGCCGTTTTCGTATTTtggcatttaaaaaataaactatattatatgaaaataaactgaattttaaaatgaaatgtttcttTATGCCATGTTGATATATGTGTACATGCTCGCCATAGATGTGTCAAAACGGTGTTATATTCACCATCATGGCATAAACATAGTAATCCTGGATGGGGTGTGAGGGTCATGTGACCCCTCCCTTAACTTTCCGATATGAAATAGGAAGCATATATTTGTCTCCCACcaccaaatttatttttattaactgTTTTGTATGGCACGACAAATTCACAGAAATTAGCCAAACATAGTTCCACAGTCAATTAACTATGTTAATCGGTTGTAAACTGTAGTTTACGGacagaaaactatagttaacgacgttaatctatatttcacatctgaaACCGTAGGTTACGTGATCATCTATGTTTCAAAAGTGTTGACTATTATCAACACTGAAAACGACCATTTTCGAttgcaaaacatagtttatcttataaatatagtttcacgatttctgaaactatgattaacaactcttaatTATAGTTAAGGAATTTAAATTATAGTTTGCAGATGTGAATCTTTATTTATCTGCAAAATCTATTTTAAACCTATATTTATAGACAGGAAACCTTATATTAACATTCGTAAACCACAGTTTACAACCGCTATGTATACATGCAGTTTTGCAGATAAAAATTATAGTCAATCagttgttaactatagtttgcgactcgtaaactatagttaacagtcgataaacctagtatatcaactgtgaaactatgtttagcttaTTTTTGTGAATTCGGTGTGCAAGAGTTTTGGCCTCAAATATTATTTCTCAACTGCCCTTTTCTTGTCCTGTGTTTTAGGTGTCTGCatcacaggcacttgtttctgaaaaaaaaattaccctatagtataataatactatagggtaaatttttttctcagaaacaagtgcctgtggtCTGCATTTCCACTTTAATGTATGTATACATCAAACTTTTGGACAGGTGTCCCTCGATCTACTCCTGTTTTACTCTGTTAGCCACCACGTTTAGGTATCACTACACCACTGATTTTttggggaattttttttttcctcaatatttctgaggattagtctagcccccccccccccccaactttcaatttgcttccgacgccagtgctgCTTATTAATAGcagtagaaaattaaattataaacaataacaaaGATCAGGGCATTTTCTCTAATCAGAGAAGAAgtaattatttttaagtttatgaGTTTCTACAGCTAATAGGTTTGAAACATTTTGGAATCACTTAAGGAATTTGTACGAAAATAAATGATACTTTAAATGTTAAGTGCTACAAATCCACTAATACTAcgtgtattaaaaaaaatcaaacaatcaaaacaaatttttgggCTTTTCCTCTCCAAAAATTtggaagagaaaaaaaaacacatctaTATCTTCATATCGACAATACTTTCTCTGATGTATAAAGATTGaatatttgatatcataaaATAACTCAAATGGCACACCTTATCAAAGTTTGTATATATAAGTGAAACTTTGGTCTTGAATAAACATCAAAATCATACAAAAGAATCCGcatacattttattgaattactgggatatttaaatttcatttattgaatatttcaaTTTGCAAAAGTAAGAGCATGAAACGGTGAAGCAGGGGTCCCTTAAAGGGAACTCCAGCTCCGAGTCGGAC includes:
- the LOC128187973 gene encoding myb-binding protein 1A-like protein — protein: MSSKISHKVDKSILNKFWQLAECNQTKIIQASKGLIEDLSLRQVDESTGISEELQYSISRLVKGLASSRQSARHGFSVALCQILRNFPSINVDMILGAVAEHLKFTQKESRSEQGNILLGKVLAYMALVQSGRITSATQEHVQKIVQSLVQVCQKRSFLKQISTYAISLIVSQVNTEIFKAAVWSEIEAELTQGWTGCSPDTLMLLLACQKYHPKMVDKTFLKTYWGLPKVFCAENLKNIWNVLKLSIEFFPVVHLINDEVIHQLSTSKISFTDFWTEGRDLLFGKEHHSAVNVGLYLMTKMLPHLKTPEEIECLLPANVVKVLVKVIDGKQKKKNPVYESATRFINGLVTYVKSSENAENSIKVLHCFFETQCPKGTHLTRSLDTIIQSLSSEAAKKYGENLMKVFKKYIKDPRENMMGIQHVATHIRTLVTLPSTSGDHAWQLHLLQFLGLHSFWTVKAKSSALPHCSYCTQPMEDKLRKPFQDNFLKALSNLLIYNTEKSKTSSLDAYLDTVCQLCKYFQDLVEASEVVSLVVDFPEDEREQWVKTVVCLLGMQEKSAAKSPERSDLHRAFMLLFVFHALHLFMSKENAVSALQDIHVCYNKAVKHKRRSTVKSAKSEPEWIEVVTELLLSMMSQGSNFARLAAKTTFSCLTDHVTPDSLGLITDVLKLEKGDENELISFEDEDENMMENASDMEVGDEENGLSEEEKDIEEEKSEEDSGDEDESEEEEEEEEEEGEVDEEFRNAVKSALGDAVDKSDSEEESEPDLDDDDMFKFDEALAQVFKNMRKTKEAEAKENKKQLLAFKSRVLDLVEILVKSQPPADLTLDLIFPLLELVASTEKHKEGPELDLGKRAGNMFRMLYKKAKIHGNVAVSRDRYLQALNNAIQFSTKVTTKQIVNDVSDACLLVIRLLMNLDLGSLGPSPMKTRSGKAQKEKKVEMERDQDSVHQLVIDSVQSNVKDFLQKKKQKLHTEFFYNMFSKFPVLFWPITETLLTTMQDDQAKVFMKTQACYLLSGMLNKDVEKNIGEEAWNEFSLSLIAGISRIMRGITKEAFPTKLIHDVCVTMRKYLFSSQKPLEISSEITEKLESLRGSFNTDIRKEYNMMMGKLGKTANVNQNKQAKKRKNKEKVALSAQTPESKKAKQSQIEDIASPVVKKKTNKGKQTVHGTVKQGSQTGNSSFEPDPKASLKKKNSELDTPGGSGKSKKKKFNKKNDSITE